The following is a genomic window from Collimonas fungivorans Ter331.
ATGGAAAATTTCTGGCAGAGCTGCTCTACCCAGTTGGAGCAGGAATTGACGCCTCAACAATTTAGCGCGTGGATAAAACCGCTGGCGCCACTCGATTACGAGGACGGACGATTGCGCATCGCTGCGCCGAATCGCTTTAAGCTGGATTGGGTAAAAACGCAGTTCGCCAGCCGCATCACGACCCTGGCGCACCAATATTGGGAGGCGCCGATCGAAGTGGTGTTCGTGCTCGATCCGCGCAAGTCGGCGCCGGCCCCTGCCAGCTCCAGCATGCCGGTTGCTATTAATAATAGTAACGAGCAGGCCGGCGCGCAGTCGTCGGCAGCCGGCGGCGGCAGTTATGGCAACAGCAACTTCGACCGCCTGCCGGAAGTGCAGACCGAGAACAGCACAGCCAGCGCCCGGCGCGACCAGTCGCGCATCAATACCGCCCTCAGTTTCGACAGTTTTGTTACCGGTAAAGCCAACCAGCTGGCGCGCGCGGCAGCGATCCAGGTCGCCAATAATCCCGGCGTTTCCTACAACCCGCTGTTCCTGTACGGTGGCGTCGGCCTCGGCAAGACCCACCTGATCCACGCCATCGGCAACCAGCTGCTGGCCGACAATCCTAACTCGAAGATCCGCTACATCCACGCAGAACAGTACGTTCGCGACGTAGTGACTGCTTACCAACGCAAGGGTTTCGACGACTTCAAGCGCTACTACCATTCGCTGGATTTGCTGCTGATCGACGATATCCAGTTCTTCGGCGGCAAGAGCCGTACCCAGGAAGAATTCTTCTACGCCTTCGAAGCGCTGATTGCTGCAAAGAAACAAATCATCATCACCAGTGACACCTACCCGAAAGAAATCACCGGCATGGATGACCGCCTGATTTCGCGTTTCGACTCCGGCCTGACGGTCGCCATCGAGCCGCCGGAACTGGAAATGCGGGTAGCGATCCTGCTCAAAAAAGCGGCATCGGAAGGCGTCACCTTCTCCGACGACGTCGCGTTTTTTGTTGCCAAACACTTACGTTCCAACGTCCGCGAGCTGGAAGGCGCACTGCGCAAGATTCTTGCTTACTCTCGTTTCCATGGCAAAGACATCAGCATCGATGTGGTCAAAGATGCATTGAAGGACCTGCTGTCGGTACAGAACCGCCAGATCTCCGTCGAGAACATCCAGAAGACCGTGGCTGACTTTTTCAACATCAAAGTTGCCGATATGTACTCGAAAAAGCGGCCGGCCAATATCGCCCGTCCGCGCCAGATTGCGATGTACCTTGCCAAGGAACTGACCCAGAAAAGCCTGCCGGAAATCGGCGAACTGTTCGGCGGCCGCGATCACACCACGGTATTGCACGCAGTCCGCAAGATCGCCGGCGACCGCACCAAGAATCCGGAATGCAACCACGAATTGCACGTGCTGGAGCAGACCCTGAAGGGCTGATATCGAGATGCCGGGCGATTGTGCACGTTGCCTGCGGCCCTGTGGATAAGTTTGTATAAGGCAAGTTGAAAACTGGGCGGTGACTGTGGTTTTTTTGCCGATTTGGTTAAATCGCAGAGCTTGCCGATTTGCCAACTTACAATCGCAAAAAATCGTCACAGCGGCGCAGATTTCCGGCCCGGAGGGGTCCGTAGAGGGTCGATTTAAGTTACATTTACAGACTGCTTACCAAGCATTCAAACCCGTACTTCAGCAAGCAGCAATATTTGATTTTTAAATAACAAGGATATAGCTATGCAATTGGTCAAAACCAACCGAGATACCCTTCTCCGGCCACTGCAGATCGTGAGCGGTATTGTCGAGCGTCGGCACACATTGCCGATTCTGGCCAATATCCTCATTCGCAAAGAAGGCGAAAAGGTCTCTTTCCTGTCGACCGACATCGAAGTGCAAATCACCACCAACGCCAAGGTCGGCAGTGGCAGCGAAGTAGCGGCCACCACCGTCGCCGCGCGCAAGCTGCTCGATATCCTGCGCGCCCTGCCAGACACCGGCGAAGTCTCGCTGACCCTGAGCAACAAGCGCATGACCGTGCAGTCCGGCAAATCGCGTTTCGCACTGCAAACCCTGGCCGCCGAAGAATTCCCGACAGTCGCCCAGGCAGACCATTACAACGCCACCGTCACCCTGCCGCAAAAGACGCTCAAGCATCTGTTCAACATGGTGCACTTCTCGATGGCGCAACAGGATATCCGTTACTACCTGAACGGCCTGCTGCTGGTCCTCGACGGCAAGAACGTCATCGCGGTTGCGACAGACGGCCACCGCCTGGCGTTTTGCCAGGTCGCCACCGAACAAGAGTTCGCGCGCCAGGAAGTCATCATCCCGCGCAAGACCATCATCGAACTGCAGCGCCTGCTGGAAGAAACCGACGAACCGGTCCAGCTCGAAATCGCCAACAACCAGGTCAAGCTGTCGTTCGCCGATATCGAACTGATCTCCAAGCTGGTCGAAGGCAAGTTCCCCGACTACACCCGCGTGGTGCCGAAGGGCTACAAGAACGATTTCACCATCAGCCGCGACCAGCTGCTGCGCTCCTTGCAACGCGCCGCCATCATGACCAGCGACAAGTTCAAGGGCGTGCGCTGGGTAGTCACCCCAGGCAGCCTGAAAATCAGCTCCACCAACGCTGACCAGGAAGAGGCGATTGAAGAACTCGAAATCGATTACGGCGGCGATAGCGTCGACATCGGCTTCAACGTCACCTACCTGCTCGACGTCCTCAACAACCTCAAGGGCGACAACGTCAACATCGCCCTCGGCGACGCCAATTCTTCAGCACTGATCACCGTGCCGGAAAACGCCGATTTCAAGTACGTAGTAATGCCAATGCGAATCTAGTCGATGTAGGGTGGGCACCCCGTGCCCACGCTGCAACGGCCTCCGGCACACCGCGTGGGCACAGGTGCCCACCCTACGGTTGCTGGTAAAAGCCGTAGGGTGGGCAAGCTTTTCTGCCCACGCGCGTGCCCCCCAGCATTGCTTGTAAAAGTAGCATCCAGTCCCAATATAAGTAGTTCCGAAGTAAGCTTTTCAGAAGGTAGCCATGTCATCAGCCCCAGACAACACCAATCAGCCGCAACCCAATGCATACGGAGCGTCCTCGATCCAAATTCTCGAAGGCCTGGAAGCGGTACGCAAACGCCCCGGGATGTACATCGGCGACACCTCTGACGGCACCGGCCTGCACCACCTGGTGTTCGAAGTGCTGGACAACTCCATCGACGAATCGCTGGCCGGCCACTGCACCGAAATCCACGTCACCATCCACGCCGACAACTCGATCTCGATCACCGACAACGGCCGCGGTGTGCCGACCGGCATCAAGTTCGACGACAAGCACGATCCAAAGCGCAGCGCAGCCGAAATCGTCATGACCGAGCTGCACGCCGGCGGCAAGTTCGACCAGAACTCGTACAAGGTATCCGGCGGCCTGCACGGTGTGGGCGTGTCTTGCGTTAACGGCCTGTCCAAGCTGCTCAAGCTGACCATCCGCCGCGACGGCAAAGTGCATTACATGGAATTCGTGCGCGGCGTCCCGCAAAACCGCGAAACCGAAACCATCGACGGCATGCTGGTATCGCCGATCAAGGTCATCGGCGACACCGACAAGCGCGGCACCGAAGTCCACTTCTGGGCCGACGAAGAAATCTTCACCCACGTCGAATTCCACTACGAAATCCTGGCCAAGCGCATCCGCGAACTGTCCTTCCTCAACAACGGCGTGCACATCAAGCTGACCGACCAGCGCACCGGCAAAGAAGAAAACTTCGCCTTCGAAGGCGGCACCCGCGGTTTCGTTGAATACATCAACAAAGCCAAGACCGTCCTGCACCCGACGATTTTCCAGGCCACCGGCGAAAAAGACGGCGTCAGCGTCGACGTCTCCATGCAATGGAACGACGCCTACAACGAACAAGTACTCTGCTTCACCAACAACATCCCGCAACGCGACGGCGGCACCCACCTCACCGGCCTGCGCGCGGCGATGACCCGCATCTTGAACAAGTACATCGAAGAACATGACTTCGCCAAGAAAGCCAAGGTAGAAACCAGCGGCGACGACATGCGTGAAGGCCTCACCTGCGTGCTGTCCGTGAAAGTGCCAGAGCCGAAATTCAGCTCGCAAACCAAAGACAAGCTGGTCTCCAGCGAAGTGCGCCTGCCGGTAGAAGAAATCGTCGCAAAAACGCTGAACGACTACCTGCAAGAACGCCCGAACGACGCCAAGATCATCTGCGGCAAGATCGTCGAAGCCGCCCGCGCCCGCGACGCCGCCCGCAAGGCGCGCGAACTGACGCGCCGCAAAGGCGTGATGGACGGCCTCGGCCTGTCATCGAAACTGGCCGACTGCCAGGAAAAAGACCCAGCCCTGTGCGAACTCTACATCGTCGAGGGTGACTCCGCGGGCGGTTCCGCCAAGCAGGGCCGCGACCGTAAATTCCAGGCGATTCTGCCGTTGCGCGGTAAAGTGCTCAACGTCGAAAAAGCCCGTTTTGAAAAGATGCTGTCGTCCGAACAGATCACCACCCTGATCGCCACCCTCGGCACCAGCATCGGCGCCGACGAATTCAACGCCGACAAGCTGCGCTACCACCGCATCATCATCATGACCGATGCGGACGTCGACGGCGCCCACATCCGCACCCTGCTGCTGACCCTGTTCTACCGCCAGATGCCGCAACTGGTAGAGCGCGGCCACATCTACATCGCCCAACCGCCGCTGTACAAGGTCAAGCACGGCAAGGACGAGCGCTACCTCAAGGACGACGCCGAAGAAGTCTCCTACATGATGCAAGTCGCCCTCAACGACGCTGCTCTGGTGCCAAGCGAAGGCGCGCTGCCGATCAGCGGCCCGGCCCTGGCCGAGCTGGTGCGCCAGTACAACATGGCCAACTCCATCATCACGCGCCTGACGCGCGCGGTAGACGGCGCCGCCCTCACCTCCATCATGACCGGCGTCACCCTCAAGCTGGACACCCTGGCCGACGCCGAAGCCTCGGCCCAGGCCTTGCAAGCATCGATCAACGAGCCATCGGTGCAAGTCGTCGTCAAATCCGACGAACTCTCCGACAAGCACGCCCTGCGCATCCAGCGCCGCTACCACGGCAACATCAAGGTCAGCGCCATCGACAGCGACTTCGTCGCCAGCCCGGATTACACCGTGCTGGTCAACGCCGCAGAAACCTTCAAAGGCCTGATCGGCCCAGGCGCCCTGATCCGCCGCGGCGCCGGCGAAAAAGTCAAAGAGTCAGCCATCATCGATTTCCACCAAGCCATGGCCTGGCTGCGCGACGAAGCCGAACGCGGCGTCAGCAAGCAGCGCTATAAAGGTCTGGGCGAGATGAATCCTTCGCAGCTGTGGGAAACCACGATGGATCCGACTGTGCGCCGGTTGTTGAAGGTGCAGATTGAGGATGCTATTGCTGCGGATCAGATCTTCATGACGCTGATGGGGGATGATGTTGAGCCGCGTAGGGCGTTTATTGAGTTGAATGCGCTGCAGGCGGGGAATATTGACGTCTGATTTATCCATCGACCTGATTACGGGGCATCTTGATACTCCGCGCGATTCGATCTACTGCTGGATTGACCAAAAGGGCATGCTGCCCACCGCGAGGGGATGTGGAAGTTCAAAACGTCAGATGTCGATGAATGGTTGAGCATTGGTGGCACCCACGAAGAATCCGAAAGTGCGGTT
Proteins encoded in this region:
- the dnaA gene encoding chromosomal replication initiator protein DnaA, translated to MENFWQSCSTQLEQELTPQQFSAWIKPLAPLDYEDGRLRIAAPNRFKLDWVKTQFASRITTLAHQYWEAPIEVVFVLDPRKSAPAPASSSMPVAINNSNEQAGAQSSAAGGGSYGNSNFDRLPEVQTENSTASARRDQSRINTALSFDSFVTGKANQLARAAAIQVANNPGVSYNPLFLYGGVGLGKTHLIHAIGNQLLADNPNSKIRYIHAEQYVRDVVTAYQRKGFDDFKRYYHSLDLLLIDDIQFFGGKSRTQEEFFYAFEALIAAKKQIIITSDTYPKEITGMDDRLISRFDSGLTVAIEPPELEMRVAILLKKAASEGVTFSDDVAFFVAKHLRSNVRELEGALRKILAYSRFHGKDISIDVVKDALKDLLSVQNRQISVENIQKTVADFFNIKVADMYSKKRPANIARPRQIAMYLAKELTQKSLPEIGELFGGRDHTTVLHAVRKIAGDRTKNPECNHELHVLEQTLKG
- the dnaN gene encoding DNA polymerase III subunit beta gives rise to the protein MQLVKTNRDTLLRPLQIVSGIVERRHTLPILANILIRKEGEKVSFLSTDIEVQITTNAKVGSGSEVAATTVAARKLLDILRALPDTGEVSLTLSNKRMTVQSGKSRFALQTLAAEEFPTVAQADHYNATVTLPQKTLKHLFNMVHFSMAQQDIRYYLNGLLLVLDGKNVIAVATDGHRLAFCQVATEQEFARQEVIIPRKTIIELQRLLEETDEPVQLEIANNQVKLSFADIELISKLVEGKFPDYTRVVPKGYKNDFTISRDQLLRSLQRAAIMTSDKFKGVRWVVTPGSLKISSTNADQEEAIEELEIDYGGDSVDIGFNVTYLLDVLNNLKGDNVNIALGDANSSALITVPENADFKYVVMPMRI
- the gyrB gene encoding DNA topoisomerase (ATP-hydrolyzing) subunit B encodes the protein MSSAPDNTNQPQPNAYGASSIQILEGLEAVRKRPGMYIGDTSDGTGLHHLVFEVLDNSIDESLAGHCTEIHVTIHADNSISITDNGRGVPTGIKFDDKHDPKRSAAEIVMTELHAGGKFDQNSYKVSGGLHGVGVSCVNGLSKLLKLTIRRDGKVHYMEFVRGVPQNRETETIDGMLVSPIKVIGDTDKRGTEVHFWADEEIFTHVEFHYEILAKRIRELSFLNNGVHIKLTDQRTGKEENFAFEGGTRGFVEYINKAKTVLHPTIFQATGEKDGVSVDVSMQWNDAYNEQVLCFTNNIPQRDGGTHLTGLRAAMTRILNKYIEEHDFAKKAKVETSGDDMREGLTCVLSVKVPEPKFSSQTKDKLVSSEVRLPVEEIVAKTLNDYLQERPNDAKIICGKIVEAARARDAARKARELTRRKGVMDGLGLSSKLADCQEKDPALCELYIVEGDSAGGSAKQGRDRKFQAILPLRGKVLNVEKARFEKMLSSEQITTLIATLGTSIGADEFNADKLRYHRIIIMTDADVDGAHIRTLLLTLFYRQMPQLVERGHIYIAQPPLYKVKHGKDERYLKDDAEEVSYMMQVALNDAALVPSEGALPISGPALAELVRQYNMANSIITRLTRAVDGAALTSIMTGVTLKLDTLADAEASAQALQASINEPSVQVVVKSDELSDKHALRIQRRYHGNIKVSAIDSDFVASPDYTVLVNAAETFKGLIGPGALIRRGAGEKVKESAIIDFHQAMAWLRDEAERGVSKQRYKGLGEMNPSQLWETTMDPTVRRLLKVQIEDAIAADQIFMTLMGDDVEPRRAFIELNALQAGNIDV